Below is a window of Yimella sp. cx-51 DNA.
CTCCAGCCCTCGCTGGTGAGATCGATCGACGACGTCACGGTGACGTCCATCCCGAGCAGCCGCAGCCGACTGCCGGGTCCGATCTGCTCGAGCGACTTGCCAAGCATTGCTTCCCCCGTTGTTCAGACTCCGACATCCCACCTGTCGGCCCGTCACCAGACATTATCCAGGCACTGGCAGACTGGACGGGCTATGAGCCGGTCCAAGAATACTTCCCGCCCCACCGCCCGCGAAGAATACGAAGCGGAGGTTGCGGCCTACGTACAGGCAGGTGGCAACGAGCAGGTGCAGCGCGTGATCACCGCCGTGCAGGGGCTCACCCGCCGACTCTCCCAGTGGTACGCCGTGGGCCTGCAGGACGTCGGCCTCACCACCGGGGAGTGGACCGTCATCTCCCGGTTGGCCACCGCCCCCAAGGACGCCACCACCACGCCGTCCCAGCTGGCCGAGGCCGCTGCGGTCGCGCCCAGCTCGATGACCCACCGGCTCGACAAGCTCGCCGAACGCGGACTCATCGAACGCTCCACCGATCCGGCCAACCGCACCCGGGTGCTCGTCGAACTCACCACCGAAGGGTGGGAGACGTTCCGACAGGTGATCCGCAACTCCGACCTGCTGGAGTCGGACGTGCTGTCGAAGCTGACCACTGGTCAGCGCGAACAACTGGCCACACTGCTGGAGAAGGCCATAGCCGGGCTGGATGACCTGACCGCCGCGCGCGACACCGCCGCGTCGTACTCCTGACGGCACGCGGGGTGGCCACCTCGCTCTGTTCGGCGGGTTTCGACACCTACGAGTTCCTTCGTCACTCGTAGGGCTCAACCAGCGGGCAGGTCAGGGCTCAACAGCGCAGCGCCAGCGCGGGTCAGGCCCGCGAGAACCAGATACCGATCTCGCGCTCGGCCGACTCCGCGGAATCGGAGCCGTGCACGATGTTGGCCTGCACCTTCTCGCCCCAGTCACGGCCCAGGTCGCCGCGAATGGTGCCGGGTAGTGCCTTCGTCGGGTCGGTGGCGCCCGCCAATGAGCGGAAGCCTTCGATGCAGCGCTGCCCCTCCACGATCACGAAGGTCGCCGGACCGCTGCTCATGAACTCCACCAGCGGCTCGTAGAACGGCTTGCCGACGTGCTCGGCGTAGTGCTGCTCCAGGCGCTCACGGTCGGGCGTGCGGATGTCCAGCGCAGCCAGGGTGTAACCCTTGGCCTCGATACGGCGCAGCACCTCCCCGGTGAGTCCGCGACGGAAGCCGTCGGGCTTGACGATGACCAGGGTGCGTTCGATCTGCGCGCTCACGAGCACGACCCTATCGGTGCGGTCAGGTGGTCGGCGCAGCGCTGTCGATCACGCCGAAGGCGAGCAGCGCGAAGAGCACCACGGCCAGGCCGATCCGGTAGTACACGAAGGGCTTGAAGTCGTGCGTGGAGATGTAACGCATCAACCAGGCGATGACCGCGTAGCCGACGACCGCCGACAGCAAGGTGGCGATGATGATCGGCGGCCAGCCGTCCGGGTTGTCCTCACCAGCCAGGCCCGCGAGCTCGAAGAACCCGGAGGCGAGCACGGCCGGGATGGCCAACAGGAAGGAGTAGCGGGCGGCGTCCTCGCGGCGGTAGCCCATGAACAGACCACCGGCGATGGTGCCGCCCGAACGGGACACACCCGGGATGAGCGCGAGCGCCTGAAAGAGGCCGAACTTCACTCCGTCCTTGGCGTCGAGATCCTTCAACGTCTTGCGCTGACTGGCGGTGCTATCGGCCACGGCAATGACGAGGGCGAAGACCAGCAGCATGGTGGCGGTGACCCACAGGTTGCGCACCGGTCCACGGATGTAGTCCTGGAGCAGCACACCGAGCAGACTGATCGGGATGGTGCCGATGATCACCAGCCAACCCATGCGGGCATCGGGGTCGTTGCGGGGCACCTTGCCCACCAACGACAGCGACCACTGCTTGATGATGCGGACGATGTCACGCCAGAAGTAGACGAGCACGGCCGCTTCGGTGCCCAACTGGGTCACGGCGGTGAATGGTGCACCGCCACCTTCGTTGTCGAAGAAGAGCCGGCTGACGATGAGTTGGTGAGCGGAGGAGGAGATCGGCAGGAACTCCGTCAGCCCCTGCACCACACCCAGGACGAGGGCTTGGAAGAAGTCCATCAGGCGGCTCCTGCGTGTTCACGGGTGAGTTGATCCATCTTGCGTCCTTGTACGAGGGCGGTCACCCACAGAGCACCGAAGACGATGCCTACGACCAGCATCATCGGGACGATGAATGCGGCTGCGAGCGTAGCGAATTGGATGAACCATCCGAGCGTGACACCCCAGGGTCTGCGCAACATTCCGGCGTCCAGGATGCAGAGCACGGCCAGGACGCAACCCACGACGAGATAAGCGTTGTGCGAAGAGTTGTCGTCGGCCTTGGCCAAGGCGTAGGCGACCAGTGCACCGAAGAAGACCACCAGGGATTGCGAGCCGATGACGATCGCGCCGAAGCGGCGGGTCATCTTCTCCCCGACGCCGTAGAAGAGCAGGTCTTTCACGTCTGGGTCACCCCGAGTGCGGCGCGCACCTCGGCTGCGGTGACCACCGATCCGGTGGCGAGCACGCCGCCGCCGACACCGCCCTGCTCGTCAGCCAGCGAGGCCGCCTTGTCGATGGCCTCCACGAGATGCGGCTCGATGTGCACCCGGTCTGCGCCGAAGATTTCGGTGGCCA
It encodes the following:
- a CDS encoding MarR family winged helix-turn-helix transcriptional regulator yields the protein MSRSKNTSRPTAREEYEAEVAAYVQAGGNEQVQRVITAVQGLTRRLSQWYAVGLQDVGLTTGEWTVISRLATAPKDATTTPSQLAEAAAVAPSSMTHRLDKLAERGLIERSTDPANRTRVLVELTTEGWETFRQVIRNSDLLESDVLSKLTTGQREQLATLLEKAIAGLDDLTAARDTAASYS
- a CDS encoding DUF4233 domain-containing protein, translated to MKDLLFYGVGEKMTRRFGAIVIGSQSLVVFFGALVAYALAKADDNSSHNAYLVVGCVLAVLCILDAGMLRRPWGVTLGWFIQFATLAAAFIVPMMLVVGIVFGALWVTALVQGRKMDQLTREHAGAA
- the ndk gene encoding nucleoside-diphosphate kinase, whose amino-acid sequence is MSAQIERTLVIVKPDGFRRGLTGEVLRRIEAKGYTLAALDIRTPDRERLEQHYAEHVGKPFYEPLVEFMSSGPATFVIVEGQRCIEGFRSLAGATDPTKALPGTIRGDLGRDWGEKVQANIVHGSDSAESAEREIGIWFSRA
- a CDS encoding undecaprenyl-diphosphate phosphatase translates to MDFFQALVLGVVQGLTEFLPISSSAHQLIVSRLFFDNEGGGAPFTAVTQLGTEAAVLVYFWRDIVRIIKQWSLSLVGKVPRNDPDARMGWLVIIGTIPISLLGVLLQDYIRGPVRNLWVTATMLLVFALVIAVADSTASQRKTLKDLDAKDGVKFGLFQALALIPGVSRSGGTIAGGLFMGYRREDAARYSFLLAIPAVLASGFFELAGLAGEDNPDGWPPIIIATLLSAVVGYAVIAWLMRYISTHDFKPFVYYRIGLAVVLFALLAFGVIDSAAPTT